In Desulfitobacterium chlororespirans DSM 11544, one DNA window encodes the following:
- a CDS encoding YjgB family protein, whose translation MFKLTKKALLVFTVITFTLIVTVGCSAQSNPPQPNSGLQEQSPSSEPQSQNNPEQTAPDSQITNPPSSPNQTDPSQALLVSIRQLAEKGKVINSDFAAKLTVIEDVEKKWGKPDSVDWVAAAKGNYATYADHAMVFGFNKGSQIFEVRSFDKQLPEITLSKVKNSFGTPAYTATVGGEDIIGYTAGEEFKILLVFPKATSANPDPALDHYSVLYPQGTVNSMADDPGRQW comes from the coding sequence ATGTTTAAATTAACGAAAAAAGCATTGCTTGTCTTTACAGTAATAACATTCACCTTAATCGTTACTGTCGGGTGTTCTGCTCAGAGCAACCCTCCGCAGCCGAATAGCGGGTTACAAGAACAATCACCCTCATCTGAACCCCAGTCACAGAATAATCCTGAGCAAACAGCACCAGATTCTCAGATAACAAACCCGCCGTCTTCCCCGAATCAAACAGATCCCAGTCAGGCTTTATTAGTGAGTATAAGGCAGCTGGCTGAAAAAGGGAAAGTTATCAATAGTGATTTCGCGGCGAAACTAACGGTCATTGAAGATGTAGAGAAAAAATGGGGTAAGCCTGATAGCGTCGATTGGGTTGCCGCTGCCAAAGGAAACTATGCGACTTACGCTGACCATGCCATGGTTTTCGGCTTTAACAAAGGGTCCCAGATTTTCGAGGTTCGATCTTTTGATAAACAATTACCAGAAATTACTCTTTCCAAAGTAAAGAATAGTTTTGGGACACCTGCCTACACAGCTACAGTAGGAGGAGAGGACATCATTGGCTATACTGCAGGAGAAGAGTTTAAGATCTTGCTTGTTTTCCCAAAGGCAACCAGTGCAAATCCAGACCCGGCCTTAGATCATTATTCGGTACTCTATCCTCAAGGAACCGTCAACTCCATGGCAGATGATCCAGGGAGGCAATGGTAG
- a CDS encoding MerR family transcriptional regulator: MNELFSIGEISKLFNIDVRLLRHYDKIALLKPEFVNEENGYRYYSTRQFECLNTIHYLRSLNMPLPKIREFLENRDDKKILKILREQKRQVEEERKELDRIEKKIENRLLQIEDAFQSEFDKIEERTLKERKIAVLKKELAISDDLEQPIRELAKRNSLHAVMFLGKVGVSISSVNLQRGNFDKFSAVFVVIEPEDNCQKNLSCLPGGNYLTLRFQGTHPDAEASYIKMLQYMKEKGYELAGDSLEFALIDYGLTNDPSKFITELQIPYKKP, from the coding sequence ATGAATGAATTGTTTTCCATAGGAGAAATTTCTAAGCTTTTTAATATAGATGTTCGTCTCCTTCGTCATTACGATAAGATTGCTTTATTAAAGCCCGAATTCGTCAACGAAGAAAACGGATACCGTTATTATTCCACACGTCAATTTGAGTGTTTGAATACCATTCATTATCTTCGCTCTTTAAATATGCCTCTGCCAAAAATCCGTGAGTTTTTGGAAAATCGTGATGATAAGAAAATACTTAAAATTCTCAGGGAGCAAAAACGGCAAGTGGAAGAAGAACGCAAAGAACTGGATCGAATCGAAAAGAAAATTGAAAACAGGTTACTGCAGATTGAAGATGCCTTTCAGAGCGAATTCGATAAAATAGAAGAGCGTACCCTAAAGGAGAGGAAAATAGCTGTACTAAAAAAAGAGCTTGCTATTTCGGACGATCTGGAACAACCGATCCGTGAATTGGCAAAACGCAACTCTCTCCACGCTGTGATGTTTCTTGGCAAAGTAGGCGTTTCCATTTCAAGCGTCAATCTGCAAAGAGGCAATTTCGATAAATTTTCGGCCGTTTTTGTCGTCATTGAACCGGAGGATAACTGCCAGAAAAACTTATCGTGCCTGCCGGGGGGCAATTACCTGACACTGCGCTTCCAAGGCACCCATCCAGACGCGGAGGCTTCCTATATCAAAATGCTTCAATATATGAAAGAAAAGGGGTATGAGCTGGCAGGAGATTCCCTTGAATTTGCCTTAATCGATTATGGCCTGACCAATGATCCCTCGAAATTCATCACCGAGCTTCAGATTCCATATAAAAAACCTTGA
- a CDS encoding DUF554 domain-containing protein, giving the protein MIGTIVNTLAILVGSMMGGSIKKGIGEKYQNALYNAMGLAACGLGINAIVQSMPKSTFPVLFIISLAIGSLVGSLINLNDRFERFTKRFSKGNLSQGLSTAILLFCVGTLSILGPMESALHDNHTYLYTNATLDFVTSLVLASAYGIGIALSAAVLFLWQGSIYFLSGYLSSFLTAELLNEVSLIGGFLILSSGLSILKIKDCNALNMLPALFVPIVWFIIKAIL; this is encoded by the coding sequence GTGATAGGTACTATTGTCAATACCCTTGCTATTCTGGTTGGGAGTATGATGGGCGGCAGCATCAAAAAAGGCATCGGGGAAAAATATCAAAACGCATTGTATAACGCTATGGGGCTTGCTGCATGTGGCTTAGGAATCAACGCGATTGTCCAAAGCATGCCTAAAAGCACTTTTCCCGTCTTGTTCATCATCAGTTTAGCAATTGGCAGTCTTGTCGGCTCGCTTATAAATTTGAATGACCGGTTTGAAAGGTTCACAAAACGTTTCTCCAAAGGGAATTTGAGCCAAGGACTCTCCACCGCCATATTGTTGTTCTGCGTCGGAACGTTATCTATCTTAGGGCCTATGGAAAGTGCACTTCATGACAACCATACTTATTTATATACCAATGCGACCTTGGATTTCGTTACATCACTGGTTTTAGCTTCTGCTTATGGCATTGGAATTGCTTTATCCGCGGCAGTATTGTTTTTATGGCAAGGCAGTATCTATTTTCTTTCAGGATATTTATCCTCTTTTCTGACTGCTGAGTTACTCAATGAAGTCTCTCTAATCGGCGGATTCCTGATTTTGAGCTCCGGGCTATCCATTTTGAAAATCAAGGATTGCAATGCGCTGAATATGCTGCCCGCATTATTTGTACCGATTGTGTGGTTTATTATAAAAGCAATACTATAA
- a CDS encoding response regulator transcription factor, whose protein sequence is MSTINKILIVEDDLALSEGIVLAFKDNNFAFVQTRNLTEARQAVRSTSFQLLILDLNLPDGNGLDFLKELRRTSAVPVIILTANDLETDVVRGLELGADDYITKPFSLMILRARVNARLRNAHPSTGDTVEIEGFCFSFAKMEFAKDGVPIELSKTEQKLLILLLENRGQTLTRAQLVDAIWTEGAEYVDENALSVTVNRLRNKLEDLPSSPRFIKTVYGIGYTWAVP, encoded by the coding sequence GTGAGCACAATCAATAAGATTCTGATCGTGGAAGATGATCTAGCCTTGAGCGAAGGAATCGTTCTGGCCTTCAAAGACAATAATTTTGCCTTTGTGCAGACCCGGAACTTGACTGAAGCCAGGCAAGCGGTCCGGAGCACTTCCTTTCAGCTGTTGATCCTGGATCTGAACCTGCCTGATGGCAACGGGCTGGATTTTCTTAAAGAACTGCGCAGAACTTCGGCTGTTCCCGTCATCATCCTCACCGCCAATGACCTGGAAACCGATGTGGTCAGGGGTCTGGAACTGGGAGCGGACGACTACATCACCAAACCCTTCAGCCTGATGATCCTGCGGGCCAGGGTCAACGCCAGACTGAGAAACGCTCATCCCTCAACCGGCGACACGGTGGAGATTGAAGGGTTTTGCTTTTCCTTTGCCAAAATGGAGTTTGCCAAGGACGGTGTTCCCATTGAGCTGAGCAAAACAGAGCAAAAGCTGCTGATCCTGTTGCTGGAAAACCGCGGGCAGACCTTGACCCGGGCCCAGCTGGTGGATGCCATCTGGACGGAGGGTGCCGAATATGTGGATGAAAACGCCCTCTCGGTAACAGTAAACCGTCTGCGCAATAAACTGGAGGACCTGCCGTCCTCACCTCGTTTCATCAAGACCGTTTATGGTATCGGTTACACCTGGGCGGTGCCCTGA
- a CDS encoding sensor histidine kinase — MDMWIWAAGAAAVAVTVTALAASVIFWQRRKTRRIMDSLNTMLDRAIEGSFTETAFDESLLSATEAKMARFLGVCQVSSQSLAAEKDKIKGLIADISHQTKTPIANLLLYSQLLEEHELPEEGALCVKALSAQAQKLDFLIGALVKASRLETGIIAVTPRQGEVQDLIAAAIAQIRLKAEEKGIGIEAEKAAGTAYYDPKWTAEALYNILDNGVKYSPPQSLIRIRAIPYELFYRIDISDQGMGIAEAEQSQIFARFYRSPAVSGQEGVGLGLFLAREILAAGGGYIKVSSKPGQGAVFSVFLPTEER; from the coding sequence ATGGATATGTGGATTTGGGCAGCGGGGGCAGCCGCTGTTGCTGTAACTGTGACTGCCCTGGCAGCTAGTGTAATCTTCTGGCAGCGGAGAAAAACGCGGCGGATTATGGACTCCCTGAATACCATGCTGGATAGGGCCATCGAGGGCAGCTTTACCGAGACCGCTTTCGATGAATCCCTCTTGTCGGCCACGGAAGCCAAAATGGCTCGTTTCTTAGGGGTGTGCCAGGTGTCTTCCCAAAGCCTGGCTGCGGAAAAGGATAAAATAAAGGGCCTGATCGCGGACATTTCCCATCAGACCAAGACACCCATCGCCAACCTTCTCTTGTATTCCCAGCTGCTTGAGGAGCATGAGCTGCCGGAGGAAGGTGCCCTCTGCGTCAAGGCGCTGTCTGCTCAGGCCCAAAAGCTGGATTTTCTGATCGGTGCTCTGGTGAAAGCATCCCGTCTGGAAACCGGAATCATTGCGGTAACCCCCCGGCAGGGTGAGGTGCAAGACTTGATTGCGGCGGCCATAGCCCAAATCAGATTAAAAGCGGAGGAGAAAGGGATAGGAATTGAAGCAGAGAAGGCAGCGGGTACGGCCTATTACGATCCCAAATGGACCGCCGAGGCGCTATACAACATTCTGGATAATGGGGTGAAATACTCTCCCCCCCAAAGCCTGATCCGCATCCGGGCTATCCCCTATGAGCTCTTTTACCGGATTGATATCTCTGATCAAGGGATGGGCATAGCTGAGGCAGAACAAAGCCAAATCTTTGCCCGCTTTTACCGTTCACCGGCAGTAAGCGGACAAGAGGGCGTGGGGCTGGGTTTGTTTCTGGCCAGGGAAATT